A single window of Methylomarinum sp. Ch1-1 DNA harbors:
- a CDS encoding flagellar assembly protein FliH, with translation MNWSKHANFSEDELDALDTWTDLETFGEGRSEPVADEETRILTVDEIEAMQKQAYDEAFEQGRQEGVEQGRKEGIQEGKESGFKQGFDEGAKKGYQDNVHLLRKQTAEFVSLLESLAEPFKYLDDRVEQELVELSIGIASQLVRREIKVDPGQIVAVVKEAVGALPLANQKITLTLHPEDAELVRSALVLDEMSPPWGIQEDPLLTRGGCRVETGASHVDATVENRLAAIVAKVLGGERREDRTA, from the coding sequence ATGAACTGGTCTAAACATGCCAATTTCTCTGAGGACGAGCTAGATGCGCTCGATACCTGGACCGATCTGGAAACTTTCGGTGAAGGTCGGTCGGAGCCGGTGGCCGACGAGGAAACTCGGATCCTGACAGTCGATGAAATCGAGGCGATGCAAAAGCAGGCCTATGATGAAGCCTTCGAGCAAGGCCGACAGGAAGGGGTCGAGCAAGGTCGCAAAGAGGGAATACAGGAAGGTAAGGAGTCTGGGTTCAAACAAGGATTTGATGAAGGCGCCAAAAAAGGCTATCAAGACAATGTGCACCTATTGCGTAAACAAACGGCGGAATTTGTCAGTCTGTTGGAATCTCTGGCCGAGCCTTTCAAGTATTTGGATGATCGAGTCGAGCAGGAGTTGGTCGAACTTTCCATCGGCATCGCCAGTCAATTGGTGAGGCGGGAAATCAAGGTCGATCCCGGCCAGATTGTCGCCGTTGTCAAGGAAGCGGTGGGAGCACTGCCGCTGGCCAATCAGAAAATCACGCTGACCTTGCATCCCGAAGATGCGGAGTTGGTTCGTTCCGCGCTGGTCCTGGATGAGATGTCGCCGCCGTGGGGAATCCAGGAAGATCCGTTGCTGACGCGTGGCGGCTGCCGCGTCGAAACCGGCGCCTCCCATGTCGATGCGACGGTGGAGAATCGATTGGCGGCCATCGTCGCCAAGGTATTGGGCGGGGAAAGACGAGAGGATAGGACAGCATGA
- a CDS encoding HlyC/CorC family transporter — protein sequence MNDISLGVLFGILAALLILSAFFSGSETALMTLNRYRLQHLVKQRHRGAMKASRLLKRPDRLIGLILLGNNFVNILASSLATLIAIRIGGEQAIAAAAALLTLAVLIFSEVTPKTLAAIKPEIMAFPAAWIYTPLLKIFYPVVWLVNLVANLLLRIVGINVAKSKEESLNKEELKSIVSDAEDLMPARYRNMLLGILDMETASVEDIMTPRNEIVGIDLEESIEKIIEQLQNSPHTRLPVYKKSIDRVIGFLHLRNVLSLTSHEDFDKQCITDRMSKPFFIPVNTPLHKQIQCFKAEKLRIGLVVDEYGDVQGLVTLDDLLQEVIGELIIEEADVTPQKDGSYLVDASVTVRELNRITHWDLPIEGPKTLNGLIIDFMETIPEPGTSVNLYGYRLEIIKRDENTIKLVKFHPFE from the coding sequence TTGAACGACATATCCCTGGGCGTACTATTTGGTATCTTGGCAGCCCTGTTAATACTTTCAGCTTTCTTTTCCGGTTCTGAAACCGCTTTGATGACTCTCAACCGTTACCGCTTACAACACCTTGTTAAGCAAAGGCATCGCGGTGCAATGAAAGCAAGTCGCTTATTGAAAAGGCCCGATCGTTTGATCGGGCTAATTCTTTTAGGCAATAACTTTGTCAATATCCTCGCGTCATCATTGGCGACGTTGATCGCTATCCGGATTGGCGGCGAACAAGCGATTGCCGCCGCCGCGGCGCTGCTGACCCTGGCGGTGCTTATATTTTCCGAGGTAACGCCGAAGACGCTGGCGGCCATCAAACCCGAAATCATGGCCTTTCCGGCCGCATGGATTTATACCCCGCTGCTGAAAATTTTTTATCCAGTCGTCTGGTTGGTCAACCTGGTCGCCAATCTGTTGCTGAGAATCGTCGGCATCAATGTCGCCAAGAGCAAAGAGGAGTCGCTGAACAAAGAAGAACTAAAAAGCATCGTCTCCGATGCGGAAGATTTGATGCCGGCCCGATACCGCAACATGCTGCTGGGCATACTCGACATGGAAACCGCCTCGGTGGAAGACATTATGACGCCGAGAAATGAAATTGTCGGCATCGACTTGGAAGAATCGATTGAGAAAATTATCGAGCAGTTGCAAAACAGCCCCCATACCCGGTTACCGGTTTATAAGAAGAGTATCGACCGTGTCATCGGTTTTTTACATCTGCGCAATGTGTTATCGTTAACCAGTCACGAGGACTTCGACAAGCAATGCATCACCGATCGGATGAGCAAACCGTTCTTCATCCCCGTCAACACCCCGCTTCATAAGCAGATACAGTGTTTTAAGGCGGAAAAATTGCGCATCGGCCTGGTGGTGGATGAATATGGCGATGTGCAAGGACTGGTGACGCTGGACGACTTATTACAGGAGGTGATCGGCGAACTGATTATTGAAGAGGCCGATGTGACTCCTCAGAAGGATGGCAGTTACCTGGTCGACGCCAGTGTGACGGTGCGCGAATTGAACCGCATCACTCATTGGGACCTGCCTATTGAAGGTCCCAAGACACTGAACGGCTTGATCATCGACTTCATGGAAACGATACCGGAACCCGGAACCAGCGTGAACCTGTATGGCTATCGCTTGGAAATTATCAAACGTGATGAAAACACGATCAAACTGGTTAAGTTCCATCCGTTTGAATAA
- a CDS encoding sensor histidine kinase, whose amino-acid sequence MTTANKQQAQKAERLTDAFRLFNQLSQNLSDSYQGLETQVAKLTQELAAARSERLKTLVEKEKIAARLQQILAALPAAVVVLDAAEQVIDCNMLAIDLLGEPLLGQGWGGVVQRRLLPVFDTPHERQLSDGRRVNITRNALDNDNGQIVLLSDVSELRSLQDMLAQQKQLSAMGEMVASMAHQVRTPLATAILYASQMNKPAVTDDKRQRFSQKILERLHHLERQVNDMLIFAKQGRLTMEVFSLRHLLARIAENMAEMDIVFDLENRLPVDDMLGNEDALRGALMNVLNNAVEACDPRGRVEMTVSRQDEGSLQIKITDNGEGMSAQQQQRLFEPFFTTKLNGTGLGLAVVDSVVKAHSGAIRCSSTPGQGTTFTLVLPCINQYSFALSSATAVVEREVTNDETV is encoded by the coding sequence ATGACTACAGCCAATAAGCAACAAGCACAAAAAGCGGAGCGTCTGACCGATGCTTTCCGGCTCTTCAATCAGCTTTCCCAGAACCTGAGCGATTCCTACCAGGGTTTGGAAACTCAGGTGGCCAAATTGACTCAGGAATTGGCCGCGGCGCGCAGTGAACGTCTTAAGACATTGGTTGAAAAAGAGAAAATCGCGGCGCGACTGCAACAGATTCTGGCGGCTCTGCCGGCTGCCGTCGTCGTGCTCGATGCTGCCGAGCAGGTGATTGACTGTAACATGCTTGCCATCGATCTCCTTGGTGAACCGCTGTTGGGACAGGGTTGGGGAGGTGTCGTTCAGCGCAGATTGCTGCCGGTATTCGATACTCCGCATGAGCGTCAGTTATCTGACGGCAGGCGCGTCAATATCACCCGTAATGCTCTCGATAATGACAACGGACAGATCGTCTTGCTGTCCGATGTCAGCGAACTGCGTTCCCTGCAAGATATGCTGGCTCAGCAAAAACAGCTGTCGGCGATGGGGGAGATGGTCGCCAGCATGGCGCATCAGGTCAGGACGCCTTTGGCGACGGCGATACTCTATGCGTCGCAAATGAATAAGCCTGCCGTAACCGATGACAAGCGGCAGCGCTTCTCGCAAAAAATTCTGGAAAGACTGCATCATCTAGAGAGGCAGGTCAACGACATGTTGATTTTCGCTAAACAGGGCAGATTGACGATGGAGGTTTTTTCATTGCGTCATCTATTGGCGCGAATCGCCGAAAACATGGCTGAAATGGACATTGTATTTGATCTCGAAAATCGCTTGCCGGTGGATGACATGCTGGGTAATGAAGACGCCTTGCGCGGGGCATTGATGAATGTTCTCAATAATGCGGTCGAAGCTTGCGATCCTCGCGGTCGAGTCGAGATGACGGTTTCTCGACAGGATGAAGGCAGTTTGCAAATCAAGATTACCGATAACGGCGAAGGCATGTCGGCGCAACAGCAGCAACGTCTTTTTGAGCCATTTTTCACTACTAAGCTGAATGGCACCGGTTTGGGGTTGGCCGTTGTCGACAGCGTCGTTAAGGCGCATAGCGGCGCCATTCGCTGTTCTTCCACTCCTGGGCAGGGGACGACCTTTACCTTGGTCTTGCCTTGCATCAATCAATATTCATTCGCTTTGTCTAGCGCGACAGCTGTTGTTGAAAGAGAGGTAACAAATGATGAAACAGTATGA
- the fliF gene encoding flagellar basal-body MS-ring/collar protein FliF, translated as MSEQNNNSTADIEPANQLTTTEDKLHPAIKGMADLSVVRQVGLMLGLALSVAIGVAVVLWSQEPSYDLLFSNIAEQDSAEIIDALDKLGSEYHVDSGTGAIMVPAGDVRELKLKLAAQGLPRSTSIGYELLDKETSFGTSKNVELMRFKRALEGEIARTVMTIQNVKSARVLLALPKQSVFVRKQKKPSASVVVSLYQGRTLEKEQIEAIVHLVSSSVPMLESSQVTVVDQKGRLLNSQDRSADIYLTSKQFDYKKNIEEHLMARIENILTPLVGSDGLRTQLSADVDFTVTERTQEMFNPDLPALRSEQTVEEENSLAAVQGVPGALSNQPPPTGVAPELASGAEASAGEASSPSSVSKSATRNFELDKTITHTRLATGVLRRLSVAVVVDNKKVVQADGSMISQPYSREDVNQLRELVKQAVGFDSGRGDQVTVTNVAFKAVDEMEPLPELPLWDQSWFHDAMKQLAALAVVLFLVFGVLRPTMRGLVSRQEDEALADELARVQAEAEAMGGVVKIDANGKPVAVPVDGGDEADQLGLTSGAEDLLLLDAPQNYEKRLEYVRKLIDEDPKLVSQVLKGWLKDDG; from the coding sequence ATGAGTGAGCAAAATAATAACAGCACAGCCGATATTGAACCGGCTAACCAGTTGACGACGACGGAGGACAAGCTGCACCCGGCGATTAAGGGGATGGCCGATCTTTCTGTTGTCAGGCAGGTGGGCTTGATGCTGGGGCTGGCGCTCAGTGTAGCGATAGGCGTAGCGGTCGTGTTGTGGTCTCAAGAGCCTTCCTATGATTTACTTTTTTCCAATATTGCCGAACAGGATAGTGCTGAAATTATCGATGCGTTGGACAAGCTGGGTAGTGAATATCATGTCGACTCCGGTACCGGGGCGATTATGGTCCCGGCCGGCGATGTGCGTGAGTTAAAACTGAAATTGGCGGCGCAAGGCTTGCCGCGCAGCACCAGTATCGGTTACGAGCTGCTGGATAAGGAAACCAGCTTCGGCACCAGCAAAAATGTTGAATTAATGCGTTTTAAGCGCGCACTGGAAGGCGAAATCGCGCGCACGGTCATGACCATACAGAATGTCAAGTCGGCGAGGGTGTTGTTGGCCCTGCCCAAGCAGTCGGTATTTGTCCGCAAACAGAAAAAACCCAGCGCCTCCGTGGTCGTCAGTTTGTATCAAGGCAGGACACTGGAAAAAGAACAGATCGAAGCGATTGTGCATCTGGTGTCCTCCAGCGTACCGATGCTGGAGTCGAGTCAGGTGACGGTGGTCGACCAGAAAGGCCGTTTGTTGAACAGCCAGGATCGTTCGGCGGATATTTATCTGACATCGAAGCAATTCGACTACAAGAAAAACATCGAAGAACATCTGATGGCGCGGATTGAGAATATACTGACGCCACTGGTCGGCAGCGATGGATTACGCACCCAGCTTTCCGCCGATGTCGATTTCACCGTGACCGAACGCACCCAAGAGATGTTCAATCCGGATCTGCCGGCTCTGCGCAGCGAGCAGACCGTGGAAGAAGAAAATTCGTTGGCGGCGGTGCAGGGGGTTCCGGGCGCCTTATCCAATCAACCTCCTCCCACCGGGGTGGCGCCGGAACTGGCAAGTGGCGCCGAAGCCTCTGCAGGCGAGGCGTCTTCTCCATCATCGGTCAGCAAGAGCGCGACACGAAATTTCGAACTGGATAAAACCATTACTCATACACGGCTGGCTACCGGCGTATTGCGACGTTTGTCGGTAGCGGTCGTGGTGGACAACAAGAAAGTCGTTCAGGCCGATGGTTCCATGATTAGTCAACCGTATTCCCGGGAGGATGTGAATCAGCTGCGGGAATTGGTTAAGCAGGCCGTCGGTTTTGATAGTGGCCGCGGGGATCAGGTTACCGTCACCAATGTCGCCTTCAAGGCCGTCGATGAGATGGAGCCTTTGCCCGAACTGCCGTTGTGGGATCAAAGCTGGTTTCACGATGCGATGAAGCAGTTGGCGGCCTTGGCGGTAGTGTTGTTTCTGGTGTTTGGCGTGTTGCGGCCTACGATGAGAGGGCTGGTTTCCAGGCAGGAAGACGAGGCATTGGCCGACGAGTTAGCTAGGGTGCAGGCCGAAGCCGAAGCGATGGGCGGGGTGGTTAAGATCGACGCCAACGGCAAGCCCGTGGCGGTGCCGGTTGACGGGGGCGATGAGGCCGATCAATTGGGTCTCACTTCCGGCGCGGAAGATTTGCTGTTGCTTGATGCGCCGCAAAATTATGAAAAGCGGCTGGAATACGTGCGCAAGCTGATCGATGAGGATCCTAAGCTGGTTTCTCAAGTATTGAAAGGGTGGCTGAAAGACGATGGCTGA
- a CDS encoding sigma-54-dependent transcriptional regulator, which produces MKQYDVLIVEDDSALSEALCDTLEIEGYRVMAANNGTEALSKLAKHRFKLVVSDVQMPVMDGFQLLHNIQSQYSDVPVLLMTAFGTIPKAVEAMRSGAVDYLIKPFEAATLVDRVAGFMARTTESVNDAVIADNKMKQLYGVTAKVARTDVTVLLQGESGTGKEVLARYIHQHSPQSEGPFVAINCAAIPENMLEAMLFGYEKGAFTGAVQSAAGKFEQAQGGTLLLDEISEMELSLQAKLLRVLQEKEVERLGSQKKIALNVRILATTNRKLKDYVEQGRFREDLYYRLSVFPLKIPPLRERVGDILPLAMALLHKHGGAGKTLPVFTQEAVDKMQRYRWPGNVRELENVVQRALILQQLGQIGENELIFEEPHNMDELVVVESVDETEQDDETKEAYALNSLGDGIRSAEEKIILKTLSEVNGSRKMTAEKLGISPRTLRYKLARMKESGVAVPC; this is translated from the coding sequence ATGAAACAGTATGATGTGCTGATCGTCGAGGATGATTCGGCTTTATCCGAGGCGTTATGCGACACCCTGGAAATCGAGGGTTATCGGGTGATGGCCGCGAACAATGGCACCGAAGCTTTAAGCAAGTTGGCAAAACACCGATTCAAACTGGTGGTCAGCGACGTGCAGATGCCGGTGATGGACGGTTTCCAATTGTTGCACAATATTCAAAGCCAGTATTCGGATGTTCCGGTATTGTTGATGACCGCCTTCGGCACGATACCGAAAGCGGTCGAAGCGATGCGTTCAGGCGCTGTCGATTATCTGATCAAGCCCTTTGAGGCGGCAACGCTGGTCGATAGGGTTGCCGGTTTCATGGCCCGGACGACTGAGTCGGTCAATGATGCTGTTATCGCCGACAACAAGATGAAGCAGTTATATGGGGTCACTGCCAAGGTGGCCAGAACCGATGTGACGGTCTTACTGCAAGGGGAAAGCGGCACCGGCAAGGAGGTTTTGGCCAGGTATATACATCAGCATTCGCCGCAGAGCGAGGGGCCGTTTGTCGCAATAAATTGTGCTGCAATTCCGGAAAACATGTTGGAGGCGATGTTGTTCGGCTATGAAAAAGGCGCTTTTACCGGCGCGGTGCAGTCGGCTGCCGGTAAGTTTGAACAGGCCCAGGGTGGCACCTTGCTGTTGGACGAGATTTCGGAAATGGAGTTGTCGTTGCAGGCTAAGCTGCTCAGGGTATTACAGGAAAAAGAAGTCGAGCGACTCGGTAGTCAAAAAAAGATCGCGCTGAATGTCAGGATTTTGGCGACGACTAACCGGAAATTAAAGGATTATGTCGAACAAGGGCGTTTCCGCGAGGATTTATATTATCGCCTTAGCGTTTTTCCACTTAAAATTCCACCGTTACGGGAGCGAGTTGGCGATATCCTGCCGCTGGCCATGGCGCTGTTGCATAAGCATGGCGGAGCCGGCAAGACTTTACCGGTGTTCACGCAGGAGGCCGTCGATAAAATGCAGCGTTATCGCTGGCCGGGCAATGTTCGGGAGTTGGAGAATGTCGTGCAGCGGGCCTTGATATTACAACAGCTGGGGCAAATCGGCGAAAATGAGCTGATCTTCGAGGAGCCGCACAACATGGACGAGCTCGTTGTGGTCGAATCCGTCGACGAGACTGAGCAAGACGATGAAACAAAAGAGGCGTATGCGCTGAACAGCTTGGGAGACGGGATCAGGTCGGCCGAGGAAAAGATTATTCTGAAAACGCTGAGCGAGGTGAACGGCAGTCGAAAGATGACCGCGGAAAAACTAGGCATCAGTCCTCGGACACTTCGCTATAAGCTCGCTCGAATGAAGGAATCGGGGGTTGCGGTTCCATGCTAA
- a CDS encoding FHA domain-containing protein translates to MAKFTVYFKDKAINSDIFDSGVVHIGRDETNDVTVDSLAVAPAHAAVIIKDHGCIIKQLNDDFPLIINNAPTKEAVLQHNDRINIGKHSIVYSDTESITMPTKASDKDINYLNEKLEDNIKTAEANLQVMNGPHIGRILSLKKTMTRIGNNESGVVVISRRKEGYFIAALESSKNLAVNNQPLADNSVRLNDNDVITIDKISMQFFTNET, encoded by the coding sequence ATGGCAAAATTTACCGTTTATTTTAAAGATAAAGCAATAAACTCGGATATCTTTGATTCTGGGGTTGTACATATAGGCCGCGATGAAACCAACGATGTGACCGTTGATAGCCTCGCCGTTGCCCCTGCTCATGCCGCTGTCATCATTAAAGACCATGGCTGCATCATTAAACAGCTGAATGACGATTTTCCGTTAATCATCAACAACGCGCCGACCAAAGAGGCCGTTCTACAACATAATGACCGCATCAATATCGGCAAGCATTCCATTGTCTATAGCGACACCGAATCGATCACCATGCCGACCAAGGCCAGCGATAAGGATATCAACTATCTGAATGAGAAGCTCGAGGATAACATCAAAACGGCGGAAGCAAACTTACAGGTCATGAACGGCCCGCATATCGGCAGAATTTTGTCATTAAAAAAAACCATGACCCGGATCGGCAACAACGAATCGGGAGTCGTCGTCATTTCTAGGCGCAAGGAAGGTTACTTCATCGCGGCACTGGAAAGCAGCAAGAACCTGGCAGTCAACAATCAGCCACTCGCGGACAACTCGGTCCGCCTCAATGATAACGATGTCATCACCATCGATAAAATCTCAATGCAGTTCTTTACCAACGAAACGTAA
- a CDS encoding sigma-54 dependent transcriptional regulator: protein MALPSILLIDDNQLRKQQFEVILNFLQYDVATVAAIECEASLSNLPGVRAIFIGGGDKQGALVKSVTDRVTDIPVFLLVERGALLQVSSAIHKRVGQVLEWPSTYPLLSELLATLPPPKKLAGSSTKKRADKGLAGNSRAVRQTRDLIDQVAGSEATVLILGESGTGKEVVAQALHRHSHRKDKPFVPVNCGAIPGELLESELFGHEKGAFTGALTSRQGRFEMAEGGTLFLDEIGDMPMPMQVKLLRVLQERTFERVGSNKTMHCDVRVIAATHRQLEEEIKEKRFREDLFYRLNVFPIEVPSLRERAEDIPLLVHDLINRMEAANRGGVQLTNAALAMLMQHNWPGNVRELSNLIERLAIIYPNNLVDVADLPEKFQGYRVPEGCEIENLVPEQSQATEQVKDDGGVEALLSVSSQLPEQGMDLKEYLSDLESGLIKQALQECNGVVAHAAKLLNMRRTTLVEKLRKYDLS from the coding sequence ATGGCTTTGCCTAGTATTTTGTTAATTGATGATAATCAGCTGAGAAAACAGCAGTTTGAAGTCATTCTAAATTTTTTGCAGTATGACGTGGCAACGGTTGCGGCGATCGAATGCGAAGCATCTTTGAGCAATTTGCCGGGGGTGAGAGCGATTTTCATCGGCGGAGGCGACAAGCAGGGGGCGCTGGTTAAGTCGGTGACCGACCGTGTGACCGATATCCCGGTTTTTTTGCTGGTAGAAAGAGGCGCCTTGTTGCAGGTTTCCAGCGCCATTCATAAGCGGGTCGGTCAGGTATTGGAATGGCCGTCGACGTATCCGCTATTAAGTGAATTGTTGGCGACGTTGCCGCCGCCGAAAAAGCTTGCCGGAAGTTCAACTAAAAAAAGAGCCGATAAGGGTCTGGCGGGTAATAGCCGGGCGGTTCGACAGACCCGTGATTTGATTGATCAGGTCGCCGGCTCGGAAGCGACGGTATTGATTCTGGGGGAATCGGGAACCGGTAAGGAAGTGGTGGCTCAGGCCCTGCATCGACATTCTCATCGTAAAGATAAACCCTTTGTGCCAGTCAATTGCGGCGCGATCCCCGGCGAACTGCTGGAAAGCGAATTATTCGGTCATGAAAAAGGCGCATTTACCGGGGCTTTAACTTCCAGGCAAGGGCGCTTTGAAATGGCCGAAGGCGGCACGCTGTTTCTCGATGAAATCGGCGATATGCCTATGCCGATGCAGGTCAAATTGTTGAGAGTGTTGCAGGAAAGAACCTTCGAGCGTGTGGGTAGTAATAAAACCATGCATTGCGATGTCCGCGTGATTGCCGCGACGCATCGCCAATTAGAAGAGGAAATTAAAGAAAAACGCTTTCGTGAGGATCTGTTTTACCGTCTTAATGTCTTTCCGATTGAAGTGCCTTCTTTACGCGAGCGGGCGGAAGACATTCCTTTGCTGGTCCATGATTTAATTAACCGCATGGAGGCAGCCAATCGAGGAGGAGTGCAGTTGACCAATGCTGCGTTGGCGATGTTGATGCAGCACAATTGGCCCGGTAATGTTCGGGAGTTGTCCAATCTGATCGAAAGATTGGCGATCATTTATCCGAATAATCTGGTCGACGTCGCCGATCTGCCGGAAAAATTTCAAGGTTATCGGGTGCCGGAAGGCTGCGAGATCGAAAACTTGGTGCCGGAGCAGTCGCAAGCGACTGAGCAGGTGAAGGACGATGGCGGCGTTGAAGCATTGCTATCGGTATCTTCTCAGTTGCCGGAGCAGGGCATGGATTTGAAAGAATATTTAAGCGACTTGGAAAGCGGCCTGATTAAACAGGCCTTGCAAGAATGCAATGGCGTGGTCGCTCATGCCGCCAAATTATTGAATATGCGTCGTACCACGCTGGTGGAAAAGTTACGTAAATACGACCTGTCATGA
- the fliG gene encoding flagellar motor switch protein FliG, which yields MAEENIKLTRAERASLLLLAIGQDRAATVLKNMGPKEVQLVGSTMARIGPISSDMVDNVLEEFISEVKNETGLGMDSDEYIRSMLTNALGADKAGSIIDRILLGANSKGIEQLKWMDTRSIADLIRLEHPQIIAIILSLLDADQSAEILALLPQNMRSDILMRIATMEGVQPAALRELDDIMEKQLTGSDSVKSSAVGGVDAAANILNFSDGSISEMMMEDINESNPDLGQQIQDKMFIFDDLIVIDDRGIQTLLREISTDQLLVALRGVDDELKNKIFGNMSKRAAEMLRDDLEASPPTKLSEVEAAQKDILAIAKKLADSGEISLGGGGDELV from the coding sequence ATGGCTGAGGAAAATATTAAATTAACCCGGGCCGAGCGGGCGTCATTGTTGTTGTTGGCGATTGGTCAGGATAGGGCGGCTACGGTATTGAAAAACATGGGGCCTAAGGAAGTGCAGCTGGTAGGTTCGACGATGGCCAGGATAGGTCCTATTAGTTCGGACATGGTGGACAACGTGCTGGAAGAGTTTATTTCAGAAGTAAAAAACGAAACCGGCCTGGGTATGGATTCCGACGAATATATACGCAGCATGCTGACCAATGCCCTGGGCGCGGATAAAGCCGGCAGCATCATCGATCGAATTTTGTTGGGCGCGAATAGTAAAGGCATAGAGCAACTGAAATGGATGGATACACGATCGATTGCCGATTTGATCCGCCTGGAACATCCGCAGATTATCGCGATCATTCTTTCGTTGTTGGACGCCGATCAGTCTGCAGAAATTTTGGCGTTATTGCCACAAAACATGCGTTCCGATATTCTGATGCGGATCGCGACGATGGAAGGGGTGCAGCCTGCGGCCCTGCGGGAACTCGATGATATCATGGAAAAACAGCTGACCGGCAGCGACAGCGTCAAGTCCTCCGCGGTCGGGGGCGTCGATGCGGCGGCCAATATCCTGAACTTCAGCGATGGCTCGATCAGCGAAATGATGATGGAGGATATTAATGAAAGCAATCCGGATCTGGGGCAACAGATTCAGGATAAAATGTTCATTTTTGATGACTTGATCGTCATCGATGATCGCGGCATACAAACCTTGTTGAGGGAGATCTCCACCGATCAGTTGCTGGTGGCGTTGCGCGGAGTCGATGATGAGCTCAAGAATAAAATTTTCGGAAACATGTCAAAAAGGGCTGCGGAAATGTTGCGTGATGATTTGGAAGCCTCGCCGCCGACTAAACTGAGCGAAGTCGAAGCGGCTCAGAAAGATATACTGGCCATAGCCAAAAAACTGGCAGACTCCGGCGAAATTTCTCTAGGCGGCGGTGGTGATGAACTGGTCTAA
- a CDS encoding PilZ domain-containing protein: MNLDKNEDKRRFHRILYDADANLSGSQGSYHCKTLDLSLKGCLLSFDRPWSEELGQLHTLTLQLSDSISISMELSVSHVIGNEVGFKCEHIDVDSITELRRLLELNIGDSALLERDLLSLSEVNTH; the protein is encoded by the coding sequence ATGAATCTCGATAAAAACGAAGATAAACGCCGCTTTCACCGTATTTTATATGACGCAGACGCAAACTTGAGCGGCAGTCAAGGCAGTTATCACTGCAAGACCCTGGACCTTTCGCTAAAAGGCTGTCTGTTGAGTTTTGATCGACCCTGGAGCGAAGAACTGGGTCAACTACATACGTTGACGCTGCAATTGTCCGATAGCATCAGCATCAGCATGGAACTCAGCGTCAGTCATGTCATCGGCAACGAAGTCGGCTTTAAATGTGAGCATATCGACGTGGACAGCATCACCGAACTGCGTCGACTACTTGAGCTCAATATCGGTGACAGCGCCCTGCTGGAGAGAGATTTATTGTCTCTGTCCGAAGTCAACACTCACTGA
- the fliE gene encoding flagellar hook-basal body complex protein FliE: MTDMNVNEVLAQMRAMSIEAGSKPQQNDSDFAAILKQSIDTVNETQKASGELSKAFETGDSDVSLAEVMIASQKASVSFQAMVQVRNKLVEAYQDVMNMPM, encoded by the coding sequence ATGACTGATATGAATGTTAATGAAGTATTGGCGCAGATGCGCGCCATGTCGATTGAAGCGGGCAGTAAGCCTCAACAAAACGATTCCGATTTTGCGGCGATATTGAAGCAGTCGATCGATACGGTCAATGAGACGCAAAAGGCTTCGGGGGAGTTGTCCAAGGCTTTTGAAACGGGAGATTCCGATGTCAGTTTAGCGGAAGTGATGATCGCATCGCAAAAGGCCAGCGTCTCGTTTCAGGCCATGGTGCAGGTGCGCAACAAGTTGGTCGAGGCCTATCAAGACGTCATGAATATGCCTATGTAA